The following proteins are encoded in a genomic region of Gimesia algae:
- a CDS encoding RNA polymerase sigma factor codes for MEDQNLIELVTAAQNGDREAFGSLVVQFESTVFAIVMKRLRNHAEASEVTQDVFIQAMRKLSQLNAPERFGGWLRQIAVRMSINRAVRRPNECIQSPDTIIVLDDEPESPLDKLLESERATELRGGLEQLGEVDRQTLISFYFKGQSLKEMSHEFDRPIGTIKRRLHTARNRLREALLDLQSV; via the coding sequence ATGGAAGATCAGAACTTAATTGAATTAGTTACTGCTGCTCAGAATGGTGATCGAGAAGCTTTCGGTTCACTGGTGGTTCAGTTTGAATCAACTGTATTTGCGATCGTCATGAAGCGATTACGGAACCATGCAGAAGCCAGCGAAGTGACGCAGGATGTTTTCATCCAGGCAATGCGAAAACTGTCTCAGCTAAATGCCCCGGAACGCTTCGGTGGATGGTTGCGGCAGATTGCCGTCCGGATGTCAATCAATCGAGCTGTGCGTCGACCAAACGAATGCATTCAGAGCCCGGATACCATCATCGTCCTGGACGATGAACCAGAGAGTCCTCTGGACAAGCTTCTGGAAAGTGAACGGGCTACTGAATTGCGAGGTGGTCTGGAACAGCTTGGTGAAGTTGACCGGCAGACGCTGATCTCATTCTACTTCAAAGGTCAGTCCCTGAAGGAGATGAGTCACGAATTTGATCGACCCATCGGGACGATCAAGCGCCGACTGCACACAGCCCGTAATCGGCTGCGGGAAGCTTTGCTGGATCTGCAGTCCGTTTGA